Proteins from a single region of Argopecten irradians isolate NY chromosome 7, Ai_NY, whole genome shotgun sequence:
- the LOC138328374 gene encoding ganglioside GM2 activator-like — protein MKTFVVLALCLASCYANVLEYKPTLIEDETEEVLDLLSKPIIPERYKSDEFLKKWGIKSRLGAFKWTDCGGAGVKVQNVSLTPDPLNFPGTFTLGFKGTISTSVVAPLQGTLLIEKKVGSTYVKLPCIDNFGSCTYDDVCEMLQSVTCPDPFVSAGIDCQCPFKTGNYNVPSASFEVDAAAFPSGDYHLRGSVSNSGKVMACLDLYMSVA, from the exons ATGAAGACGTTCGTAGTACTCGCCTTGTGTTTGGCTTCCTGCTATGCCAATGTGTTAGAATACAAACCAACTCTCATTGAGGATGAAACCGAAGAGGTTTTAGATCTTCTCTCAAAGCCAATCATTCCAGAGAGGTACAAATCTGATGAATTTTTAAAGAAATGG GGTATCAAATCGAGACTAGGTGCATTCAAGTGGACCGATTGTGGAGGAGCTGGAGTTAAAGTTCAGAATGTGTccttgacccctgaccccttaAATTTCCCTGGTACATTCACACTTGGGTTCAAGGGTACAATTTCTACCTCTGTGGTTGCACCCCTGCAG GGTACGCTTTTGATTGAGAAGAAGGTTGGATCTACCTACGTTAAGCTGCCTTGTATAGATAATTTCGGATCATGTACCTACGATGATGTATGTGAAATGCTGCAGTCTGTTACCTGTCCAGATCCCTTCGTGTCAGCAGGAATAGACTGTCAGTGTCCATTCAAAACC GGCAACTACAACGTCCCGTCCGCTTCTTTTGAGGTTGATGCTGCCGCTTTCCCGTCCGGAGACTATCACCTTCGCGGATCAGTTTCCAATTCCGGCAAGGTCATGGCATGTCTCGACCTCTACATGTCTGTAGCGTAG